The genomic interval ACACGAAGAATACCAATGTTACTATGAGTGCTCTCAACTTGCATTTAGTAGCATAGAAGGTGAAATAGAAAGGCTGAAGCTAATAAAAGAGATAATGGAATATCTAATGCTCTTTACCAAGAAACATATAGATTTTCATAGTTTCGAAGGAATTCCATATAACCAAGAATTATATCCAGAAGGTTATTTTCCTACCTTCATAGAAATATAGAAAAGAGCGCTTTTCGGTTGGGGAGTTAAGAACCGAATTAAGTTTTTTATAGGTCCTTTGTTTACAGCTCTGAAATATGGAATGTTCTTTGTTGGTAATATAAATTCAAATCCGATGCTCCATAGAGTGCCGGATTTTTTTATTTGATAGACATATCGTTTCTTGTGTTTTCGATTTTAAAGTGGTATCGAACCACTTACAATCGTAGAGGTATTCTTTTTTGCTTTAGCCCAGGCTAGACCGATATATATTATTAATCAATAATTGAGCAAAGATAAACCCGTAAAATCTTCCCTTAAAATTTATCTGCTTAAAAAATGACATTAACCCCACTTCCTTTGTCAGGGGGCCCCATCCAATTTTTCAATAGAAAATTTTAGATGAAATTTTACTAGCATTTGTAAGAACGCAAAATTATTGTTTAACTAAATTTTATACATTATGAAAACTATTTTAAGTACACCAGAATCAGCTTTGGAATTGAATGTTATCAATCCAATTGTATTAGGAAGAAACGGCGAAAATCTTCCTGTAGATGATTTCAATTTTAAGCCTTTTATCGAAGAAAAGAAAGTTCAAAAAGGAAATTCTTGGACAGATATAAAAGCTAATGTTGTAGAATTTCTTAAAACATTGCCCAGTGCGTGTGCATATGCTTGTCACCACTAAAATAATCAATTAGTTTTCAATTATCCCGCTATCTTCTCGATAGCGGGATTCTTTTTTTATAATAATACGTACCTTCAGGAATTACTCCTGTTTTTATATGTGGATTTAAAAAGATAAATATTCTTTTATCCCTTTGATTGAGAAAGTGAATTTTATCAATATATATATTTCTTTTTGCTTTAATAATTTCTACTTCTCTAAAAGCAACAGCAAAAGTATAGGGTTTTATTTTATGTTCTTTATAAAAATTCATTAGGTACTGAACAGCTAAAAATGATGGAACATAAAGCTGAGTCTCTTTTGGCAAATAATTAATTATTTGCCAAAAGCTCTTTTTCCCCGTTTTCTTAAGAATTTTTTTTACCCTTCCTATACCGCAATTATAAGCAGCTAATGCAAGTTCCCAATTTTTTAATTCCTTATATAAATATTTCAAATATCTACATGCTGCATCTGTAGATGCAACAGGATCATTAAATAGACTTACTTTGTTGTTTTCATACAATCCAAACTGTCTACCAGTAGGTCTCATAAATTGCCACAACCCTTGTGCACCAACCCTACTTGTAGCTTTGCTTTTTAAATTACTTTCAACAACGGTTAAATATTTCAATTCTTCAGGCAGACCGTATTGATCTAATTTTGCTTTAAATAAAGGAAAATAAAATTCCGCTAATCCCATTGTTTTTGGAAAACTTTTTCTTTTTTCAAATTTTCTAATTTGCTGCAGAACTAAGCTGTTATAATTAACTTTAATTTTATTTATAGTATTAAGCTTAATAATACGCTTTTCAATAAGCTTATCATCTTGTGCTTTTAAATTTTGAAAGCTTAAAAAGAAAAAGAAAAAACTAGTTAAGCAGATCTTTAACGTCTTGATCAAGATCAATGTCTTTTTTTTCTTTAAATACATCATCTAATGTCTTTTTCCTATACGGATCTTCTATTTCGTGATCTTCAATACTAAAATTAGTATCATCTTCAGTCTCCCATCCATTACTAAAAATAGTATCTTCTTCTTGTAGGTCATTTAATATCTTAGGATCTCTATCTACCTTTATTTCTTCAAGAACCTTTGGTTCTTCAAGTTTCCTTTTTAACAGCTTTTCTTTCTTTGAAAAGTACTTGTTAAAAAGGAAATATATTAAAATTGCTACAATACAATACACGGCTATAATGCCTATTTTGTATGTATAATCCATAAAATTATTAACTGTTTTCTTCCCTGTATTTGTTCAATAAATCATTGATTATTGAACTAGCTGATATTTTTTCGAATTTTTCTTTTCCAAAATTCTCTAAATTAGTTTCCATTACGTGTTTCATAAGAAAAGTATTATTCCCTTCATCAATTGTATAAGAAACATTAATTTTTTTTTGTTTCTTTTCTTCTTTTTGAGGAATTTCCTTTTTTTGTTGAACATCTTTTTTAGAACCTTCTTTTATTACTTCTTTTAAGCTCCCTGAAGGCTTCCTATTTTTCACATCATCTATTAATCCCATTACTATGCAGTTTTCTCTAAAAGCTCTTTTGTGAAAGAAATAAGACCATATTTCACATCGTCATATTCAGTCTGATAATCCAAAGGATAAAAAAAGCTCTTTGTTTCTATATATCTTTGTCTTTTTAAAATAATACTATCATAATATTTTATATTATTACTAGCACTTAATATTTCTTTAATTTTATTATGCTTTGAAACCCTATTCGCTTCTATTTTTAGAACTAAACAATAAATTGGAACAAGAGGAAAAACTTCTTCAATTGCTTCATAAAATTTTAAAGCTTCATTAATTTCATCCTGATCATTTGAATAAGGAACGACAATTTGATCAGCTTTTGAAAAAGCAGCTTTAGCTTCTTTTAAAGTTCTGTTTCCAAGATCAACAAAAACATAATCATAATTTTTATTCTGTATTTCTAAAAGTTTATCATCAAAATCTTCCATAAGACATTTTTCAACATCATTATCTACTATTTCTTTTTCTTCGATTGCTTTTAAAATTTTTTCAGGATCATTATTATATGATTTTAAAACCTTTTCTTTTTCCCCTTGATATTTTTCATACGTAGTCCACTGATAATCATCGCAGTCAATAATACATATTTTTTTATCGTAATAAGCAGAAAGAAAAGTTGCAGTGTTAATTGTAGTGGTTGTTTTAGCCACACCACCCTTGTGATTGTAAATGATTACAATTTTCATAATAGTATTTTTTTAAAGTTCGCCGTTAAAGTACCCTTTGAAAGAGCACTTAATAATATTTAGTTATATGCTAAAATAAGATATATTGTTCTAATACAAAACATTTTAACATTAGAGTATATATTAAAATAATATATACTATTATTTTATTTACATACATATTGAAATATTATTATCATATCTAAATAGATACTTTTACACTATATGTTTTTTTCATATTTCAATATATATTTAAAGAATATCTAAATATATAATAAAAAAACATGTATTAGAATAATTAACTTCTGAATCGTTATTCTTTTTTATGAACCATAAACACTCAAAGATTTCTTCTTTTTTTCCGTATTCCAAGATTAATTTGGTAAGCAGGATTATTATCTTTATATTGGATCATGATAACATACGTTATCTGCAAGGTGTATAAATGTCGGACATTTATTAATTTACTTTAACAAGTAATCGATTTTTAAAATGAAAAAAAAAAAGAAAAAACTAGGAAAACCAACGCTACCAGAGGGAGAAAAAAAGGTTAAAGTCAGTTTTAGAACACATCCTGATAATAAGAAAAAACTACAGGAAAAAGCTGATTTATCCTTTGGAGGAAATCTTAGTTTGTATATAAATTATATGCTTTCAGATAGAACAAACAGAGAAATTGAACTTTCTAATCAAGGGGAAAAGATAGATAGGTCTGTTTTTTACAGCATAGCAATGGAGTTAAATAAGATAGGAGCAAACCTTAATCAACTTACCAGAAAGGCTAATATGGGACACTTTGTAAATGATAATTTGGAAAAAAACCTACTTGAATTGACTTCAAAAAAAGAAGAACTCTTTGGATTACTTATTAATCACTTAGATAAAAACATACCAAATACTTAAAATGATAGGACAAATTGGACATACATCATGCATAGAATCTTTGGTGAATTATCATCAAAAAAAGATTAAGGAAGGTGTTGCCCAAATACTTCAGAGTCATAAAGTTCAAACCTATACATCTGGACAAATCAACGCTTCTTTTAGATCCTATTCTTATTTAAACGAAGAGAAAAATCCTTATACTCATATAAGCTTAAATTTTCATCCAAAAGATAATGAAAAATTAAGCGATACTCTTTATCAAAACCTTTCTAAAGAATACCTTGATCACCTAGGATATAACGATCAGCCTTTTTTACTTATAAAGCATACAGATCAAGATCATCCACACGTTCATATTATCACAACAACTATCAAGGATGATGGTAATAAAATACCCAAATTCAATGAGCGTTATAGATCTCAAAATATATCCAGGGAATTGGAATTAAAACATGGTCTTACAATTGTATCAAGTATAAAAGAAGAAAAAGATTATAGTGTTAACATAAGTAACAAATCAGATCTTAAAAATTATTTAAAAAGTTCTATAAAAGAAACACTTTCTTTAAAACCAAAACGTGAAGAAGATTTTATAAATATTCTTAAAAATCAGTACCAAATTGATATGTATAAAACTCCAAAAAAAGGGGTTTCATTTCATATTTTCGAAAAAGAAGGAGGTATAAACGTTCAACAGCATAACGGATTTGGAGTTAAAGGAATGTCGGGATCTTCTATTTATAAAGAATACTCATTGCCTAAAATAAAAGAAAAGCTACAGAACAATTTTAAAACAGCACCTAAACGATATAGAAATTTAAAACTTGCAGAAGAAAAATTAACAAACGAGCTGGAGTTCTTTTCTTCAGTAAAAATTGAAGATTCCAACTTTATTTTAGAATCAAAAGGATTAAAAACGTTTTCTGAAAATAAAAAAACCTATGTTATAGACACCAAAGGTAAAAACCTTTATGCCTCTAGAGATTTAAAAGGTTTTGATTTCACTATTTTCTCAAATGAAACCGTGCTTAATAAAGAAAAGCTCCCTAAGCTTTTTCATACAATTTCTGAAGAAGCGTTTTATACATATAAGCAAGATATTTCTCCTTATTTAAAGGAAAGCATCTTTATAGATAAAATAGCTTTAAAAGATACTTTTCTATCTTATATAGACACATCTGATACCTTTAAGGCTTATGAACCATATATAACAAAAAATCAAATTGAAATATTAGAAAAAAGTGCAGCTGCATATTTCAGTAATAAATACTCTGCTATTGAAGCTATTAAAAAGAGTGAAGAGTTAACTGAAAAAGATTTAAAACAACTAGTTATTTCATTTGCTCGATCTAACAATATTCCTTTTACAAAACTTAACAACCTAATGGAACTTGTTGATATTAAAGAACAATATACTCAGCATAATACTATTAGAAATACCGTTACTTTAATTCAAGCAATTCAACAAGAAATATCACCCCCAAAAGATAGTTCAAAGAAAGCTTACGTTACATCAGGTTCCATATTCCAACATCAAAATTATTTTAATAGAGAAGATCTTTCTCCAGAACAAAAGAAGCATTACGAGAAAGTAGTCTCTGGACCTTATATAAAATCTGTTTTATATTATGTAAAAGCTAACATGATATCTCCTGAAGATTTCATTAAAATGTTTAATAATAGAGGTATTAGAATTCATGTAGAAGTTAATGAAAGAGGAAAGGAAAGTATATCAGCATCAATTGAGAATTTCGAATATAAAATACAGCTGAGAGGTGTTAAAGAATTTATTTTAGAAACATTAAAAAAGACTGATCAAAATGTTGAAAATGATCTAAAAAACATACAATTTAAAAAGGCTCTTGATGATGATTATGGTCCAACTTTACATTATCTATATAAGCAAGGAGGTATATCAAATGAGTTAGCAGCTGCTTACGAAAAAACAACACACTTTAAAGAGGAAACGACAAAAGAAGAGATAAGAAGTTTATTACAAGAAAAATACTATGAATATAGAAAGGAATATTCATCGAACTATGAAAGTGAATTCATTCCTTATTTTGTAAACAATATAGAAGAATTTAAAGAATTCATAGGAAGCAATAAACTTCTAGAAGAAGAATCATACAGTGATCTATTTGATTCTTTTGTAGAAAAAAAATCTAGTAACGAATACCTTCGAGAAACATCAAGGAAAGAAGAAGAAAGACTTATTAATAAAGGAAAACTAGCAAGGAAAACGGGATCTACAGACTTAGCTGGTTTATTAGGAATAAAAGGAGAGGGTGAATATAAGACAGATTTTAACGGTAAATATAGAATTCAACTAAAAGGAGAGTTTTCTCCAGGTTTAAAAAACCTTCAGGAAGCTTCCTATTTCAAATATTACTCTTCTGTTTTTGAGTCCGCATCAAAGCAAATTTTTTATGACCAAGAAGAATATAGAAAAGATCCTACAGGCATTTTGGTCTACAATGAATTTGAAAAATTTATACCAGAAAAACATAAAGATTTATATAAAAACCTCTTTATAAAAAACTACCTGAAACATTATCTTGATGTTATTAAAAACTTTAAAGAGATAGAACCTAATAGCATTTCGTTATATCTAAACATCAAAGGCATTAATATTGAACACGATAAGAAAGAAATTAAACTATCCTTTATAGGGAATGAGATTAAATTTGATTTAAAAGAATTAGAACCATCACTTTATGAAAAACTTAAAAACATTACTTTTTCGTCAACAGAAATTCTTACAAAAGAATCTGTTTATGAACAGGTTCAGTTTAATTTAGCGATTGAAAATGGGAATTATGATAGTGCTGCATATTTATTAAAGCATACAAATGCTAAATTATTATTATCTTCAGAAGACAAAAAAGAGCATCAAGAATTATTAAACAAAGCTATACTGAAGGTTGAAATAAAGACATCTCTTAACGATAGTTATTATTCTCTTTATAAAGAGTCTGGATTTAATTATGAAAGTGATTTTTTAGTAAGTGTATATTCAAATACTGATAAGTTTGTCAACTATTTTAAAAACACTGGAGAGTTTGACACTGAAACTTATAATGATACTTTGCAGGAATATTTAAGAGCTAAACTTAGTATTGATAATTTAAACAATGTAGTTGAAAAAGAAGAAATTCAATTTACTTCAAAAATTGAATTAGCAAATCAAATAGGCGAAAAGGATTTAGCTGCCTTATTTGGTGTAATACAAATTGATGATAACACTGTTAGTGATTATCATGGGAAGTATACTACATCTCATAATATGAATATTACTGAATCAACAAAAAACCTTCAAAAACAACCTTATTTTAAATATTACTCTGGGGTTTTCGAAAGAACTTCTAAAGAAATGTTTAATGGAGAAGAAACGGTTTTAGATCCAAACGGAATACTAGTATATAGAGAATTTGAACACTTAATACCTGAGCAGCACAAGAAAGACTATCTAAATTCTTTTACCTCTAACTATATTAACTATTATGTAAACAAAATGAGTACATACAATTTCACATCTAGTGAAGAAAAAATTAATTATTTAAACTCAAAGGGAATAAGAATTATAAAGTCAGACAAAGAAGGTACCTCTTTAAAAATAGTAAAGTATCCGGAGCATACCACTATTAACCTCGAAAGCTTGAAATTAAATAAGGTTAGTACAGATGAACAAATAGCTTATTTCCGGTCAAACGGATTCCTTAAAGAATCTTCTTTCTATAAACAGATAGAGTTTAATAATGCTATTGAAAACGGTAATTATATGGGAGCAGCTTGGTTGTTAAAGAAAAACGAAGCAAAAAACTTACTGTCTTCTAAGGAACTGGAAGAGCATAAAGAAGCTCTTAACAAAGCTTTGAAAGATATAACTCCAAATACCCTCTACACGGATATACTAGCTATTAGTAAAATAGTATTGGATGATAAATCACAAGGAGGACCAGGGAATAAAAACAACAAAAAGAATAAAAAGAAAAGGAGAAAACTTTAAAATACATCCTATCTATTTTAATCCTTTTTTTTAATCTGGGTTAAATGTGTCAATTACAAAAGTAAATGCGAATAGTTTACAGAAGGGGTCTGTAAATTAAACTCTGTCTGATGGTTCAACTCTCAGGGGGCTAGCCCCCTGAGAGTTGGTTGCTAAATCCAATGGGATACGTTGTCCAAATTTAATATAAAGTTGTTGTACAGTCAAACTCCAGTTGTGTAGTGGAGCTGTCCATTTCTTTTCGATGTTCTTTGTGGCTAGGTAGACCAGTTTCAACAGAGCCATATCACTGGTAAAAGCTCCTTTGGTCTTGGTTACTTTGCGCACCTGGCGGTGGAACCCCTCCACAGCATTGGTGGTGTAGATAATCCTTCTGATGGGTTCTGAATACTTGAAATACTGTGAGAGATGTTCCCAGTTGCGCTCCCAGGATTCGATCACTACGGGATATTTATCTCCCCATTTTTCTGCCAAAATTAAGAGTTCGTCCTCGGCTACCTCTTTGCTGGTGGCGCGGTAGACCTTTTTGAGGTCTTTGATGAATTCCTTCTGATCCTTCGAAGCAATATACTTCAAGGAATTGCGAATCTGGTGGACAATACACAACTGAACCTCTGTCTTTGGAAAAATACTCAAAATGGCTTGGGTAAACCCCTTAAGGTTGTCCGTACAGGCAATTAGGATATCCTCTAAACCACGCTGTTGTAGATCAGTCAATACGGCAAGCCAGAAGTTGGCTCCTTCACTCTCTGAGATATACATGCCTAATACTTCCTTAAAGCCGTCTTTATTGATACCAAGCACATTATAGAGCGCCTTGTGCTGTATCTTACCATCTACCTTTACCTTGTAATGCATCGCATCCAACCATACAATGCAATATAGAGACTCCAAAGGACGACTCTGCCACGCTTTTACATCTGGAATGATTCGTTCGGTGATCTGGCTTAGAACCGTGTGGGAGATCTCCGTATCATACATCTCCTTGATATGGGTAGAGATGTCCCGATAGCTCATACCTAAACCATAGAGACCAATGATCTTCTCCGATAGGTTGTCTGCCAGAATCGTCTGTCGCTTCTTGACTAACTCCGGCTCAAAACTGCTCTGTCGATCCTGGGGGGTATCAATGTCAAAGCTGCCAAAACTACTCTTAAGAGTTTTCTTGCCTCGACCATTGCGCTTGTTTCCCTTTAAACGCTCTTTGGTGTCCAAATGAGCCTCCATCTCCCCTTCAAGAGCCTTCTCGATAACATTCTTTAACATCGGGGAAAAGGCTCCTCCTTCTCCAAATAAATTCTTCCCGGACTTGAATTGATCAAGTACAGTCTTCTCAAATTCTGATAACTCTGTTTTTCTCATTTTTGTTGTCTAAGTTAAATTAATCTATAATTACTCTTAGACAGAGTTCAGTTTACACCCTCTACAGAAGTAGTTCTGAAAAATTATCGTTTTATTGAACTTTTAGTTTTTAATTCCTAATGCATATTTTTCAAAATCAGAAAGACCATCAATATATTTTTCTCTTTTCGATCTGAAATCCAAATCGTAATCTTTTAAGTTTTCCTTAGCCCATTTCTTTTTAATATACATTTTCTCACCTTTGTAATATAAGGCATCCAAATTGTATAATCTTCGTACTAATAATTGAATACCATATTGAGATTTATTTGCAAGCATTTCTCTAGCACATAAATCATCAAAATCACAAGGTTTTGCATATATCAAAGCCGCTATATCATTGCGTAATATGGTTAATTCATTCATCGTTTATTTAGACTTTAGTTTTACAATTTTTCTTCAATAATTATTTTTTCAGAAGTTTTAGAATCAAAATAAAATTTAGCTTTTTCAAATGATTCGAAAGATTTCTCATCAGTCCAATAGATCTTCTCTTCGAATATATTATATGTAAACTGTACAACATAATACTCATTTCTATTAGTACCTTTTTTTTCAGATCGTCTTATTATCTGATAATATTTTGATACACCTTTTTTTGATAATAGATGTACAATATAAACTAACCCTACTGCAATCGGTAGAAAAACTATATAATTAGCAAAAGGAATAGAATCATAAAAAAATAGTAAAAACGCATATGATATAATCATATAGATGGTAATACTACCTATATTGTTTAAATGACTAAAATCTTTTTCTGTAGATTCTTTAATGTTTTCTTTCATCGTTTATTTAGGCTTTAAATAATTCTAATTGATTTGAGTTTTTTAATTTGTTTAATAACCATTCAACACTTTTTTTGTCTGAATATTGATTATCAAATCCTTTTTCTATTTTATTTTCCAACCACTTTATAGCGGTTTGTTTTATCTCTTCTATAGACACCTCTTTTCTAAATTGATCTACAAATCCACTCCAATTAAGACAGATATAAGAACTATATCTTTCCTCCGGGGGATACGATGTTATTTTGAAATAACACCTATTATCTTTTCGTATTTCATAGATCACTTGCCCCATCGTTTTTCTGAACTTTAGTTTTGTAGTTTTCGTTTCTTATCAGCTTCATACCTTTCAGGAAGAGAAATATATATTCGTATTGAAAACAAAAGAGCTTCTAATTTAGTTTCCGAATATTCTTTAGTGTTAAATGGATGTAATAAAGAAAAGTATTCTTTTCTTTTTGAAAGCTTAATTATATTTTTTAGGGTTATGTCTATATCACCAATATTTTCAAAACCTTTTTCCTCAATAAGAACAGTCAATATATCTATAGACTTTAAATCAAAGTAATCAAGCTCATTTTTATGATCGAGATTCAAAAGGTTTTTTGCCCATTTTTTTAGATATTGTTCTCTAGATTCTGTCATATTTACTATCGTTTAATTAGAGTTTTAGTTTGAATATTTGTTATTGCATTTTCTCTTTGCATTCTACTATATAAACTAATTACATCGTCTGCAGTACTTCCACTTCCAGAAGGTTTATATGCTTTGACACATAAAGTTTCAAATTGCACTATAAAGTTGATGAAGTTCCCAACAATAATTCTTCTTGTTGTAAATGGAACTTTAGATAAATCTAATGACTCTTTAATATTATCGTAAAACCGATCAGAAAGTATAGCCAATTTTGCTATTGTTTTAGGGTTCTCTATAGAACCTTCCAATAGATTTTTAACGTAGGCTTTTACTTTAGAATCAATGATTTTTCCCATGGTTTATTTAGACTTTAAGTTTATTGTGACTCCCCTCTTTTTTAAACTTTCTAAAAAATAGGGGACAGACTCTTTCGTTCCTTCAAAATAGATTTCACCTTCTAGATGTTCACATAAATTATGCTCGACCAAACAATTAAAAACTATTTCTTCCAAAGGGTTCAGTTTATTTCTTTCCATCGTTTATTTAGAGTTTATTTTTGAAATTATTCCAATTTCTTTTACTAGCTTGTTTTCGAACGAAGCTACTGCAGCAATCTCAATACTACCTATAATTACCCCATTATCATTTATAGATGTTCCTATGTTTATGTTAGGATCTTTCAGTCCAGTTTTATCTTTCTCTTTTTCTAACAATTCTATAAATTCACTGTATTTCATAATGTATCGGTTTTTTATACTTTCTTGTTATTTATTTTAAACATGGTTAATCATGTCCATATGGAAATTCTCAAGGTTGTTTTTTCCCCAATTAATAGCATCATTTATACAACTTACGCCTTCGAAAAAAATCCTATCTTTTTTA from Aquimarina sp. TRL1 carries:
- a CDS encoding relaxase/mobilization nuclease domain-containing protein, encoding MIGQIGHTSCIESLVNYHQKKIKEGVAQILQSHKVQTYTSGQINASFRSYSYLNEEKNPYTHISLNFHPKDNEKLSDTLYQNLSKEYLDHLGYNDQPFLLIKHTDQDHPHVHIITTTIKDDGNKIPKFNERYRSQNISRELELKHGLTIVSSIKEEKDYSVNISNKSDLKNYLKSSIKETLSLKPKREEDFINILKNQYQIDMYKTPKKGVSFHIFEKEGGINVQQHNGFGVKGMSGSSIYKEYSLPKIKEKLQNNFKTAPKRYRNLKLAEEKLTNELEFFSSVKIEDSNFILESKGLKTFSENKKTYVIDTKGKNLYASRDLKGFDFTIFSNETVLNKEKLPKLFHTISEEAFYTYKQDISPYLKESIFIDKIALKDTFLSYIDTSDTFKAYEPYITKNQIEILEKSAAAYFSNKYSAIEAIKKSEELTEKDLKQLVISFARSNNIPFTKLNNLMELVDIKEQYTQHNTIRNTVTLIQAIQQEISPPKDSSKKAYVTSGSIFQHQNYFNREDLSPEQKKHYEKVVSGPYIKSVLYYVKANMISPEDFIKMFNNRGIRIHVEVNERGKESISASIENFEYKIQLRGVKEFILETLKKTDQNVENDLKNIQFKKALDDDYGPTLHYLYKQGGISNELAAAYEKTTHFKEETTKEEIRSLLQEKYYEYRKEYSSNYESEFIPYFVNNIEEFKEFIGSNKLLEEESYSDLFDSFVEKKSSNEYLRETSRKEEERLINKGKLARKTGSTDLAGLLGIKGEGEYKTDFNGKYRIQLKGEFSPGLKNLQEASYFKYYSSVFESASKQIFYDQEEYRKDPTGILVYNEFEKFIPEKHKDLYKNLFIKNYLKHYLDVIKNFKEIEPNSISLYLNIKGINIEHDKKEIKLSFIGNEIKFDLKELEPSLYEKLKNITFSSTEILTKESVYEQVQFNLAIENGNYDSAAYLLKHTNAKLLLSSEDKKEHQELLNKAILKVEIKTSLNDSYYSLYKESGFNYESDFLVSVYSNTDKFVNYFKNTGEFDTETYNDTLQEYLRAKLSIDNLNNVVEKEEIQFTSKIELANQIGEKDLAALFGVIQIDDNTVSDYHGKYTTSHNMNITESTKNLQKQPYFKYYSGVFERTSKEMFNGEETVLDPNGILVYREFEHLIPEQHKKDYLNSFTSNYINYYVNKMSTYNFTSSEEKINYLNSKGIRIIKSDKEGTSLKIVKYPEHTTINLESLKLNKVSTDEQIAYFRSNGFLKESSFYKQIEFNNAIENGNYMGAAWLLKKNEAKNLLSSKELEEHKEALNKALKDITPNTLYTDILAISKIVLDDKSQGGPGNKNNKKNKKKRRKL
- a CDS encoding lytic transglycosylase domain-containing protein, translated to MIKTLKICLTSFFFFFLSFQNLKAQDDKLIEKRIIKLNTINKIKVNYNSLVLQQIRKFEKRKSFPKTMGLAEFYFPLFKAKLDQYGLPEELKYLTVVESNLKSKATSRVGAQGLWQFMRPTGRQFGLYENNKVSLFNDPVASTDAACRYLKYLYKELKNWELALAAYNCGIGRVKKILKKTGKKSFWQIINYLPKETQLYVPSFLAVQYLMNFYKEHKIKPYTFAVAFREVEIIKAKRNIYIDKIHFLNQRDKRIFIFLNPHIKTGVIPEGTYYYKKRIPLSRR
- a CDS encoding ParA family protein — translated: MKIVIIYNHKGGVAKTTTTINTATFLSAYYDKKICIIDCDDYQWTTYEKYQGEKEKVLKSYNNDPEKILKAIEEKEIVDNDVEKCLMEDFDDKLLEIQNKNYDYVFVDLGNRTLKEAKAAFSKADQIVVPYSNDQDEINEALKFYEAIEEVFPLVPIYCLVLKIEANRVSKHNKIKEILSASNNIKYYDSIILKRQRYIETKSFFYPLDYQTEYDDVKYGLISFTKELLEKTA
- a CDS encoding IS256 family transposase, yielding MRKTELSEFEKTVLDQFKSGKNLFGEGGAFSPMLKNVIEKALEGEMEAHLDTKERLKGNKRNGRGKKTLKSSFGSFDIDTPQDRQSSFEPELVKKRQTILADNLSEKIIGLYGLGMSYRDISTHIKEMYDTEISHTVLSQITERIIPDVKAWQSRPLESLYCIVWLDAMHYKVKVDGKIQHKALYNVLGINKDGFKEVLGMYISESEGANFWLAVLTDLQQRGLEDILIACTDNLKGFTQAILSIFPKTEVQLCIVHQIRNSLKYIASKDQKEFIKDLKKVYRATSKEVAEDELLILAEKWGDKYPVVIESWERNWEHLSQYFKYSEPIRRIIYTTNAVEGFHRQVRKVTKTKGAFTSDMALLKLVYLATKNIEKKWTAPLHNWSLTVQQLYIKFGQRIPLDLATNSQGASPLRVEPSDRV
- the mobC gene encoding plasmid mobilization relaxosome protein MobC; the encoded protein is MKKKKKKLGKPTLPEGEKKVKVSFRTHPDNKKKLQEKADLSFGGNLSLYINYMLSDRTNREIELSNQGEKIDRSVFYSIAMELNKIGANLNQLTRKANMGHFVNDNLEKNLLELTSKKEELFGLLINHLDKNIPNT